CGCTTCTCAAAGGCCAAGATTGGGTGGAGCAGGTAGAACGGTACGGCGAAGGTTGGCGGCTCCGCCCCCGGAACATCCGGGTAGCCCAATACCGCCTACCGGAATTTTTATCCGCCCACGGCTTGGCCTTGCGGAAGTTTGAGATCTTGGAGCCTTCATTGGAAGATATCTTTGTGAGGTTGGTGAAAGAAAAGTGACCGGAACCCTGGCCTTTCTCAAGAAAGAGCTTCGCGAGACCTGGAGCACCCACAGGCTTTATGTTATCCTCGCCATTTTTGTCCTGATCGGGTTTACCAGCCCGCTGCTGGCCAAGATGGCGCCAGATATACTGGGATCTATGGCCAAAGACTCAGGGTTGAGCATCCAGATACCCCCTCCGACTGCCGTGGACGCTTACTCCCAGTTATTCAAGAACTTAAACAACCTAGGTACCCTCGCAGTAATCTTTAGCCTCATCGGGTTAGTGGTAGACGAAAAGATGCGCGGGTCCGCCATCATGATGATCACTAAGCCGGTACCCAGGTGGGCATTTATTACTAGCAAATACGTGGTGAGCGCTGGCCTAGTGCTTCTATCCACCGCTCTGTCTTATGCCGCCTGCTTGTATTACACCTTGCTCATATTCCATGAGACCCACCTAGCGACCTCCCTTGCGGCCACCCTTTTGGCAATGATCTTTTATCTCTTGGTTTTGGCACTGACTTTGCTAGCCAGCACAGTTGGGCGTTCTTTGGCTCTGTCGGGAGGAATTGCCATAGCTGGCGTACTGCTACTGTCACTTTTACCGCAGCTAAACCCTTGGTTGGCCCACTACTCACCAGGGGCGTTAATTGGGTACCAAGCCAAGCTAGTCGAGGGAAGTGTAGTCTTGGCCGACACCCTGCCGGCAGTCGGCATCACTTTGGCCCTTACCGTAGTCTTGGTAGCACTATCGGTCCTAATATTTGGGCGACAAGAGCTGTAAGCTGCAAGATTAATACGCTCAAGAGGGTAAAGATAAGGATCACAGGGCATGCCCGGTTCAAGAAATGCCTGCCCGTTTAGATCGGCCGGGTAATGAATCCCATTTGGCGAAAATGGTGATCAAAAGCGAGAACTTCAGTAAGACCTAGCTCCTTCATGAGGATGAAGCTAGTACAGTCAGTAAAAGAAAAGGTCTGGTCATGGCATTGCTTAAAAAGCTCCCACGCTCTATGCCATCTCTCCTTGGTAATGGAGACTAAGTCAACAGCTTCACTACCTAAAACTGTATCCCCGAACTGTACAGCAGCCAAGTGACCCACCTTCAATCTCAGCAAGGTTAGGGTCTCATCAAGTACATACTCGCTAGTATAAAGTAGGCCCAAGTTTTTAGACAGCTCCTGCCAATAAGCCAGGGCTTGGCGATGATTGCTATCCCCTCTGTCATAGATAGCGCACCACCCTGAAGTATCGACAAAAATAGGGCGCATTATCGCTTATTCTCCTTGCCATAAAGATAGGTATCATGCTTAGAAGAGAGGTCCCCTTCCGTGCTTTGGATCTGGCCGGCTAGCTTCCAGATCGGGTCATCTGGTTTGGCTTCTGCGGCTTCCTTTTCATCGAGGTATCTCTCCAGGGACTCCCGGATTTGTTCGGCCATGGATTTGCCGGTCTTAGCTGCCCTAGCCTTAACTCTCTTGTACAGCTTCTCAGAGAGATAAATTTGGGTCCGAACCGCCATATGGGTTCCTCCTTCCAAGGCAAGGATTGAACCGCTTAAAGATAT
The genomic region above belongs to Clostridia bacterium and contains:
- a CDS encoding ABC transporter permease subunit, whose product is MTGTLAFLKKELRETWSTHRLYVILAIFVLIGFTSPLLAKMAPDILGSMAKDSGLSIQIPPPTAVDAYSQLFKNLNNLGTLAVIFSLIGLVVDEKMRGSAIMMITKPVPRWAFITSKYVVSAGLVLLSTALSYAACLYYTLLIFHETHLATSLAATLLAMIFYLLVLALTLLASTVGRSLALSGGIAIAGVLLLSLLPQLNPWLAHYSPGALIGYQAKLVEGSVVLADTLPAVGITLALTVVLVALSVLIFGRQEL
- a CDS encoding type II toxin-antitoxin system VapC family toxin, yielding MRPIFVDTSGWCAIYDRGDSNHRQALAYWQELSKNLGLLYTSEYVLDETLTLLRLKVGHLAAVQFGDTVLGSEAVDLVSITKERWHRAWELFKQCHDQTFSFTDCTSFILMKELGLTEVLAFDHHFRQMGFITRPI
- a CDS encoding CopG family transcriptional regulator; the protein is MAVRTQIYLSEKLYKRVKARAAKTGKSMAEQIRESLERYLDEKEAAEAKPDDPIWKLAGQIQSTEGDLSSKHDTYLYGKENKR